The Micromonospora siamensis genome contains the following window.
GCTCCCGCCGACGCGGTGCCCTTCCACGGCGCGCACCAGGCCGGCATCACCACCCCGGCCCAGGACCGGCTGCACTTCGTCGCCTTCGACGTGATCACCAAGGACCGGGGCCGGCTGGTCGCCATGCTCCAGGAGTGGACGGCCGCCGCCGCCCGGATGACCACTGGCCGCGACGCCGGGGTGTTCGGCGCGGTCGGCGGCGTGCCGGAGGCCCCGCCGGACGACACGGGTGAGGCGCTCGGGCTGCCCCCGTCCCAGCTCACCCTGACCGTCGGCTTCGGCCCGACGCTGTTCCGCGACGCGCAGGGACGGGACCGGTTCGGGATCGCCGACCAGCGTCCACCGGCCCTGGCCGACCTGCCGCACTTCGCCGGGGACGCCCTGCGCCCGGAGATCTCCGGCGGCGACATCTGCGTCCAGGCCTGCGCCAACGACCCGCAGGTGGCGGTGCACGCCATCCGCAACCTGGCGCGCATCGGCATGGGCGTGGTGAGCGTCCGCTGGTCGCAGCTCGGCTTCGGGCGTACGTCGTCGACCTCCCGGGAGCAGGCGACCCCGCGCAACCTGTTCGGCTTCAAGGACGGCACGGCGAACCTCAAGGCCGAGGACGCCGCCCTGCTCCGCGAGCAGCTGTGGGCCCAGCCCGGCGACGGACCGGACTGGATGACCGGCGGGTCGTACGCCGTCACCCGCAAGATCCGGATGCAGATCGAGACCTGGGACCGCAGCTCGCTGGGGGAGCAGGAGCAGATCGTCGGGCGGACCAAGGGCAGCGGTGCGCCGCTGGGCCGCCGGGACGAGTTCGACGAGCCGGACTTCGCCGCCCGCGGGGACGACGGGCAACCGGTGATCGCCGAGACCTCGCACGTGCGGTTGGCCCACCCCACCCTCAACAACGGTGCCCGGCTGCTGCGCCGTGGCTACAACTTCGTCGACGGCTCGGACGGCCTGGGCCGGCTCGACGCGGGGCTCTTCTTCATCGCGTACCAGCGGGACCCGCGCCGGCAGTTCGTGCCCATCCAGACCCAGCTGTCCCGGCACGACGCGATGAACGAGTACCTGCGGCACGTCTCCAGCGCGTTGTTCGCCTGCCCGCCCGGGGTGTCCGACGCCGGCGACCACTGGGGCCGGGCCCTCTTCGCCTGAACCGGCCGCGCCGCTGGCGAACCGGGGCCCGACCGGGGATCATGATGGTGACCGTGATCCCACCGACGTGAACGGGGATGCCAACATAAACCCCATGAGAGCCCGGGTACTGGTGGTCGACGACGACCCCGCGCTCGCCGAGATGCTCGGCATCGTCCTGCGCAGTGAGGGCTTCGTGCCGTCCTTCGTCGCCGACGGGGAACGGGCGCTGGCCGCGTTCCGGGACAGTCGACCCGACATCGTCCTGCTGGACCTGATGCTGCCGGGCATGAGCGGCATCGACGTGGCGCGCGCCATCCGCGGCGAGTCCGGCGTGCCGATCGTGATGCTCACCGCCAAGAGCGACACCGTCGACGTGGTGCTCGGGCTGGAGTCGGGCGCCGACGACTACGTGGTCAAGCCGTTCAAGCCCAAGGAGCTGGTGGCCCGGATGCGGGCCCGGCTGCGTCGGGGCGAGGACGTGGCGCCGGAGATGCTGACCATCGGGCCGCCCGGGAACCAGATCACCATCGACGTGCCGGCGCACACGGTGAGCCGGGACGGCGAGGAGGTCAAGCTCACCCCGCTGGAGTTCGACCTGCTGGTCGCGCTGGCCCGCAAGCCGCGCCAGGTGTTCACCCGCGAGGTGCTGCTGGAGCAGGTCTGGGGCTACCGGCACGCCGCCGACACCCGCCTGGTCAACGTGCACGTGCAGCGGCTCCGGGCCAAGATCGAGCCGGATCCGGAGCGACCCGAAATCATCCTCACTGTGCGGGGCGTGGGCTACAAGGCGGGCACCGGCTAGCCTTGGTCACACTGTGGCCACCCTCCGCGTACCCCCGGACCAGAATGCCCACCAACGCTCCGCCGTGTGGGACATCTGGCGTGCCCTGACCGGTTGGGCGGCCCGGCTGGTGGCCGGTCTGCATCAGACCTGGCGCCGGTCGTTGCAGGTGCGTGTGGTGTCCATCACCCTGGTCGCGTCGAGCCTGCTGGTCGGCGGCTTCGCCTACCTGATCGCTGACAAGATCACCAACATCCTGCTGGAGAACGCCGAGACCGACGTGCTCCTGCGGCTGCGCAGCGGCAGCGACTACGCCGCCAAGCAGCTCGGCCTGTTCAGCCAGCCGCAGGACGCCCAGGTCCAGGACACCATCGACAACACGGTCAGCTACCTGGGCGACCCGCAGCAGACCAGCGGGGTGGTGGTGGCGCTGACCGCCGACCACACCGACAGCATCAGGCCGCGCAGCTCACCGGACGTCGACTTCCAGCCGCTGGTCAGCCCGGAGCTGCGGGCGGCCGTCGCCGACGGCAACATCGCCCACCAGATCCGTACCGGCCGGCTGAACGGGAACGAACCCACCAAATACCTGGTGTACGGCTCACCGGTGCCCACCCGGTTCGGCCAGGTCGAGCTCTACTACCTCGTACCCCTGGCCCGTCAGGACAGCACCGCCGCCGACGCCCGGGCCACCGTGGTGGCCACCGGCGTCGCCCTGGTGCTGCTGCTCGGCCTGCTCGCCGCGCTGGTCACCCGGCTGGTGGTCACCCCGGTCCGGGTGGCCGCCCGGACGGCCCAGCGGCTCTCCGCCGGCCTGCTCGACCAGCGGATGACGGTCAACGGCGAGGACGACCTGGCCCTGCTCGCCGCCTCCTTCAACCAGATGGCCACCAACCTCCAGCGGCAGATCCTGCGGCTGGAGGAGATGTCCCGGTTGCAGCGCCGCTTCACCTCCGACGTCTCGCACGAGCTGCGTACGCCGCTGACCACGGTCCGGATGGCCGCCGACCTGATCTTCGCCGAGCGGGACGAGTTCGACCCCGCGGTGGCCCGCAGCGCCGAGCTGCTCCAGGCCGAGCTGGACCGGTTCGAGGAGCTGCTGACCGACCTGCTGGAGATCAGCCGCTTCGACGCCGGCTTCGCGATGCTCGACTCCGAGCCCACCGACCTGGTGCCGGTGGTGCACCGGGTGGTCGACCGGCTGGCCGGCCTGGCCGAGCGGGTCGGGGTGGCCATCGAGCTGGACGTCCCGAGCACGCCGGTGATCGCCGAGGTGGATCCGCGCCGGGTGGAGCGGGTGCTGCGCAACCTGGTCGGCAACGCCGTCGAGCACGGCGAGTCCAAGCCGGTGCTGATCACCCTCGGCGCGGACGAGACCGCGGTGGCGATCACCGTCCGCGACCGCGGGGTGGGGCTGAAGCCGGGGGAGGAAAAAT
Protein-coding sequences here:
- the efeB gene encoding iron uptake transporter deferrochelatase/peroxidase subunit, producing MSTDAEKTSTDAGEPTADRAGTTLSRRRAITLAGVGVAGVAGVAGGAGALIRGAADHASAGAGAPADAVPFHGAHQAGITTPAQDRLHFVAFDVITKDRGRLVAMLQEWTAAAARMTTGRDAGVFGAVGGVPEAPPDDTGEALGLPPSQLTLTVGFGPTLFRDAQGRDRFGIADQRPPALADLPHFAGDALRPEISGGDICVQACANDPQVAVHAIRNLARIGMGVVSVRWSQLGFGRTSSTSREQATPRNLFGFKDGTANLKAEDAALLREQLWAQPGDGPDWMTGGSYAVTRKIRMQIETWDRSSLGEQEQIVGRTKGSGAPLGRRDEFDEPDFAARGDDGQPVIAETSHVRLAHPTLNNGARLLRRGYNFVDGSDGLGRLDAGLFFIAYQRDPRRQFVPIQTQLSRHDAMNEYLRHVSSALFACPPGVSDAGDHWGRALFA
- the mtrA gene encoding MtrAB system response regulator MtrA; this translates as MRARVLVVDDDPALAEMLGIVLRSEGFVPSFVADGERALAAFRDSRPDIVLLDLMLPGMSGIDVARAIRGESGVPIVMLTAKSDTVDVVLGLESGADDYVVKPFKPKELVARMRARLRRGEDVAPEMLTIGPPGNQITIDVPAHTVSRDGEEVKLTPLEFDLLVALARKPRQVFTREVLLEQVWGYRHAADTRLVNVHVQRLRAKIEPDPERPEIILTVRGVGYKAGTG
- the mtrB gene encoding MtrAB system histidine kinase MtrB, which translates into the protein MWDIWRALTGWAARLVAGLHQTWRRSLQVRVVSITLVASSLLVGGFAYLIADKITNILLENAETDVLLRLRSGSDYAAKQLGLFSQPQDAQVQDTIDNTVSYLGDPQQTSGVVVALTADHTDSIRPRSSPDVDFQPLVSPELRAAVADGNIAHQIRTGRLNGNEPTKYLVYGSPVPTRFGQVELYYLVPLARQDSTAADARATVVATGVALVLLLGLLAALVTRLVVTPVRVAARTAQRLSAGLLDQRMTVNGEDDLALLAASFNQMATNLQRQILRLEEMSRLQRRFTSDVSHELRTPLTTVRMAADLIFAERDEFDPAVARSAELLQAELDRFEELLTDLLEISRFDAGFAMLDSEPTDLVPVVHRVVDRLAGLAERVGVAIELDVPSTPVIAEVDPRRVERVLRNLVGNAVEHGESKPVLITLGADETAVAITVRDRGVGLKPGEEKLVFNRFWRADPSRARQTGGTGLGLSISLEDARLHGGWLEAWGAPGQGAQFRLTLPARSGDRLTTSPLRLVPADAPLPFGGPRDGGLLAIGPGSAGALAIGPGPGGDAERAGVRS